The genomic segment TTAACTTCGCCGGTGTGTTCCTTGAGCGTTTCAAATGAGGTAGCCGTAGTTCGTGCCGTGGTTGCCGCTTCATCGATTTCATCAAGCCGTTTATGGATTTCTTTTTGCAGCGTTTTTCTGCTGCCGAGCGCCGCATCCAGCAGATTATCAACACGAACAGCATTCCCAGCAGAAGAACTACTCTCTTTTTGAATTTCTTCAAAGACCGAAAGGATAGTTTCAAACCGTTCTTCCAGCTGCTCCATCGAGCTTTTGATAATTTGAAATGAATGCTGCGTTACAAAATCTAAAACAATACCTTTATTGTATTTAATGACAATTTTATCTACTAAATCGGTAAAATTTTGAAGCGCTTCTTGTTCTTCTACCATATAGTCATTTCCTAAAATAATCGGTCAAGATAATCTATGCCGCATTGCAAATGAGAAAGCCAATTCAAAAAAAGCTCTACCTTATCATCGGTATAAATAGCCCCGTGTTGCGGCGCAATAATGGAAGGGTTCAATAACCGCACTACTTCAACCCACCGCTTAACAATCTTATTGGCTGCCATATATCTAACATGAAAGGGTTCGATCAACGGGATATGTTTTTGAAAATCGTCGATAAAGAGTGTTTCATCTTCCTCTTTTTCAAATACGGCGGCGCCAATATCACCGCTAAACAAAATACGAGAACGTTCGTCGAAGAGCGAAAACTGACCCGGCGAATGCATAAAGTGGGAAGGAACACAGCGCAGTTTATTGCCGGAAGTCAAAGAGATATCCATTCCTTTATCAGGGATGCCGGTCATACGCGAAACGTCAACAATGCCGAAGTGAGGCATAAATCGTATCCAAAGGGAAGAAATATAAATCTGTGCCTGTGTAATACCAAGCCACAGGGCAATACCGGAAGATACATCAGGATCTTGATGAGAGAAAAAGATGATGTCGATTTTATCTACTGATATGAACCTACTGACGGCAGTTACTACCTGCGAAAAAAGGTGAACGCCCCCCGGATCAAGTAAAATACCGCGACCGTTATCGATGATTAGATACTGCATCGTCTGTACGGCGCCCTTTCGATATTTTGTTTCGCCGCCCAGCCAGATAAACTTATGATTCTCATCCTCATAGAGAATCTTTCCTTGTACACGTACATTTGCATCAGCTGTCATTATTTTTCTATTACCTCACATCAAAAAAGGTATCAAAATATAGTGCCAGTATAACGAGAAATTCACTTATAGACAAGCGGATGATTCCTAGTTTCTAAAAACCTAACAGGCAACTTATTTTCAAAACTGACGGAACCAGCCTGTACCTTTTATTTTGCCGAGATAGCAATGTAAGCACGTAATGCTCTTGCCCTACGACCTTTAAAAGATGCTGACAAATATCACAAAAAAGTATATAGTACGGCTGGCTTTCGAGCAAAGAAGCCCGTTTCTGCAAAGGAGTATATAATATGAGATACGTCAAATTATGTGGCTTTACCCTTATGATGCTTATTTTTACGGTATCATGCGGTAATAAAGATACAAAGAATATCATAAGCATTAAAAAGGCATCGACCGAAAAGCTTATCAGTGCATTCGAAAAATTTGAAAATAATTTTATGCTGCGCAGTGATATTTTTGATAACGGCTCTGCAAAAGCAAAATTTTTCCTTACCGACTATGATCTGCAAGGGCCTAAATCGCAAGATATATCACAAACAACAACGATTGCCAATACGATGATCGCAAATAAAATCGGTATAACAGGACTTTGGGTCAACGATAAAAAAGCTAAGGCATTTAAGTATTCTTATACATTGAACAATATTTTAAAAAACGAAGAAAAAACCGACCTGATAAATATTGTTATCGGGCAAAAAAATATTGAAGCGGCAAGTCCTTCGATATTCAATAAAACCTTTTCCATTCCCGCACAGGATTTTGGAAAAGCCCTTGCACTTGCCGCACCTAATGAATTTCCGGCAAATCTCAATATCGATTTAACCTACAATACACTGAGGACATTAAGCTCAATCCGTCCGAATAAGGCCTCGCAAAAGCGCTATGATAAAGCTCAGCATATTCTCTATAAGAACGCAGTTATCACGCAGAACGGCGATATATATTCCATCGTATTCAATAATGATGATGTCGTTAAATTTATCCCTGCTTTGGTAGATGCGGTAAAAAACGATAACCGTTTAAAATTCCTCTGGAATTTTTATAAAAAACTCTTAGAAAAAGAATTTAAAGAAATTGAAGAAAAATTTAATACGGAAATAAAAGATAACATAAAAGACTGTACCTTTACGGAAGAATTGACCGTTAAGAATAACCTTGTCGCAAAAGCTCGGTATACGGTTGCCGTCAGTGGAAAAGAGATAGTAACATTCAGCTGTGATATCAAAAATTATGAAAACCCGATAGACGGCATGACATACACGCTCGATATTACCGAGTCTAATACCGCAGATAAAGACTCGAAAGCGGGTATAGTATCCTGTGTGTTTGCTTCTAAGGGATCTGTAACCGACACAACAGCCGATATCGATTGTTCCGTCTCCGTATCTTTTACGGATACCCCCGATACCCCGCTGCTTCCGGTCTTCGATATGCATGGTACCTTTTATGCCGATACCGCAAAACAGAGCGACAACTTTAAAATCGGTATGGATATGGATATAACTTCCTCGCGTAATGACA from the Treponema medium genome contains:
- a CDS encoding MBL fold metallo-hydrolase — protein: MTADANVRVQGKILYEDENHKFIWLGGETKYRKGAVQTMQYLIIDNGRGILLDPGGVHLFSQVVTAVSRFISVDKIDIIFFSHQDPDVSSGIALWLGITQAQIYISSLWIRFMPHFGIVDVSRMTGIPDKGMDISLTSGNKLRCVPSHFMHSPGQFSLFDERSRILFSGDIGAAVFEKEEDETLFIDDFQKHIPLIEPFHVRYMAANKIVKRWVEVVRLLNPSIIAPQHGAIYTDDKVELFLNWLSHLQCGIDYLDRLF